One window of Nocardia nova SH22a genomic DNA carries:
- a CDS encoding TauD/TfdA dioxygenase family protein: MVETTALNPTIGVEVTGVEDLHDDAVISRCTEALKWRGVLVVRGLHLDDEAQLAFCRRLGTVLAPGGREIFTITLNPEKNRAAKYLEGTFFWHIDDTTNDVPAKATVLTARHVAMEGGGTQFASTYAAYEGLSESERKRYDSVRVVHSFEAAQRLANPDPTPEQVADWRQLPTHETDLVWSRRDGRKSLVIGATADHIVGMDPAESRALLDELLEWSTQPRFSYTHDWSVGDLVVWDNTGILHRALHYDASSERELHRTTIAGSEPWA, encoded by the coding sequence GTGGTTGAGACGACAGCGCTGAACCCCACCATCGGCGTGGAGGTCACCGGGGTCGAGGATCTGCACGACGACGCGGTGATCAGCCGGTGCACCGAGGCGCTGAAATGGCGCGGGGTGCTGGTCGTTCGCGGCCTGCATCTCGACGACGAGGCTCAGCTGGCGTTCTGCCGCCGCCTCGGCACCGTGCTGGCCCCCGGCGGGCGTGAGATCTTCACCATCACACTGAATCCCGAGAAGAACCGGGCCGCGAAATACCTCGAGGGCACCTTCTTCTGGCATATCGACGACACCACCAACGACGTGCCGGCCAAGGCCACGGTGCTCACCGCGCGGCATGTGGCGATGGAGGGCGGCGGCACCCAGTTCGCCAGCACCTACGCCGCCTACGAGGGACTGTCCGAGTCCGAGCGCAAGCGATACGACTCCGTGCGCGTGGTGCACAGCTTCGAGGCCGCGCAACGGCTCGCCAACCCCGACCCCACCCCCGAACAGGTCGCGGACTGGCGCCAATTGCCCACGCACGAAACCGATCTGGTGTGGTCACGCCGGGACGGCCGCAAGTCGCTGGTGATCGGCGCGACCGCCGATCACATCGTGGGCATGGATCCGGCCGAGAGCCGCGCACTGCTCGACGAACTGCTCGAGTGGTCCACCCAGCCGCGCTTCTCCTACACCCACGACTGGTCGGTCGGCGATCTCGTGGTCTGGGACAACACCGGCATCCTGCACCGGGCGCTGCACTACGACGCCAGCTCCGAACGGGAACTGCACCGCACCACGATCGCGGGGTCCGAGCCGTGGGCGTGA
- a CDS encoding CaiB/BaiF CoA transferase family protein — translation MSDNGKPLEGIRVLEVAMYGFVPSAGAVLAEWGADVVKVEHARTGDPQRGLRQIGKFKVEGDPNPNIEHANRGKRSIGLDMSVPEGREVIYELAKTADVFLTSFLPQARAKFGIDVDDIRAVNPNIVYARGSALGPRGEESTKGGFDMTAFWCRGSVAATITPEGMDGLINPPGPAFGDTISGTNLAGGIAAALLKRERTGKPSVVDVSLLGSGLWSMGHTIGLSAYMHEPLLAPAVGSHGAPTNPLSGLYRTSDGRYLSLVMLQPTKFWADVCRHIGRPELAEDPRFTTAESIAANTEAGVAILREEIGKRTLADWTERLATMAGPWAPVQDSLQVGSDPQIRANEYLVQVGSLEMVSNPVQFDVTAPSTGPGPEFAAHTEEVLLELGLDWDRIIALKTAGAIT, via the coding sequence ATGAGCGACAACGGCAAACCGCTCGAGGGCATCCGGGTCCTCGAGGTCGCGATGTACGGGTTCGTCCCCTCGGCCGGTGCGGTACTGGCCGAATGGGGTGCCGATGTGGTGAAGGTCGAGCATGCCCGCACGGGCGATCCGCAGCGTGGTCTGCGCCAGATCGGCAAGTTCAAGGTCGAGGGCGATCCGAACCCCAATATCGAACACGCCAATCGCGGCAAACGCAGTATCGGACTGGACATGTCGGTGCCCGAGGGCCGCGAGGTGATCTACGAACTGGCCAAGACCGCCGATGTGTTCCTGACCAGTTTCCTGCCGCAGGCCCGCGCCAAATTCGGCATCGACGTGGACGATATCCGCGCGGTGAATCCGAATATCGTCTACGCGCGCGGCAGTGCGCTGGGACCGCGAGGTGAGGAATCGACCAAGGGCGGATTCGACATGACCGCCTTCTGGTGCCGGGGCTCGGTCGCCGCGACCATCACTCCCGAGGGGATGGACGGGCTGATCAACCCGCCCGGACCCGCGTTCGGCGACACCATCTCCGGGACCAATCTCGCGGGCGGCATCGCGGCCGCGCTGCTGAAACGGGAACGCACCGGTAAGCCGTCGGTGGTCGATGTGTCTCTGCTCGGCAGCGGGCTGTGGTCGATGGGACACACCATCGGACTGTCGGCGTATATGCACGAGCCGCTGCTGGCGCCGGCGGTGGGATCGCATGGCGCGCCGACGAATCCGCTGTCGGGTCTCTACCGGACCTCCGACGGCCGGTATCTGTCGCTGGTCATGTTGCAGCCCACCAAGTTCTGGGCCGATGTGTGCCGTCACATCGGCCGCCCGGAGCTTGCCGAGGATCCGCGCTTCACCACGGCGGAGTCGATCGCCGCCAATACCGAAGCGGGCGTGGCGATTCTGCGCGAGGAGATCGGCAAGCGCACCCTCGCGGACTGGACCGAACGGCTGGCCACCATGGCCGGTCCGTGGGCGCCGGTGCAGGACAGTCTGCAGGTCGGCTCGGATCCGCAGATCCGCGCCAACGAGTACCTGGTGCAGGTCGGCAGCCTCGAAATGGTTTCCAACCCGGTGCAATTCGACGTGACGGCGCCCTCGACCGGCCCCGGACCCGAATTCGCCGCGCACACCGAGGAGGTGCTGCTCGAACTCGGGCTGGATTGGGATCGCATCATCGCGCTCAAGACGGCCGGCGCCATCACCTAG
- a CDS encoding aldehyde dehydrogenase family protein, whose amino-acid sequence MPAQGNATAGDGRAVTRQMLIGGELVAGERGFASLNPATGETYGYAPEASIADTEAAIAAARRAFDTTDWSTNTEFRAHCLEQFYAALRDNVEELRELTIAEVGATRMMTHANQLETPFEIVKYFAGLARTYERTQDLGIIEDRGKKHRRWVEREASGVVAAIAAYNYPHQLALAKLAPALAAGCTVILKGAPDTPLATLALGEIIARHTDIPAGVVNVLSGSDVEVGKTMTTHRDVDVVSFTGSTVVGRQIMSAAGDSLKRVFLELGGKSAAILLDDGDVGTAAMFGAFSICSHAGQGCAITTRMLVPRERQEEVAQMVAGFMSKVSYGDPNDMSNYMGPLISERQREKVHGLVTRAVDAGAKLVCGGEKVDPGYFYTPTLLTDVDPDSEIAQEEVFGPVLAMIPFDDDDDAVAIANNSIYGLSGGVFSADEDRALGVARRIRTGTMSINGGNYFHPDVPFGGYKQSGIGREMGVAGIEEFLEQKAFAAVVNE is encoded by the coding sequence ATGCCAGCTCAGGGCAACGCGACGGCCGGCGACGGGCGCGCCGTCACCAGACAGATGCTGATCGGCGGTGAACTCGTCGCGGGGGAGCGCGGTTTCGCCTCGCTGAATCCGGCCACCGGCGAGACCTACGGATACGCGCCCGAGGCGAGCATCGCCGACACCGAGGCGGCGATCGCGGCCGCGCGCCGGGCCTTCGACACCACCGACTGGTCCACGAACACCGAGTTCCGGGCACACTGCCTCGAGCAGTTCTACGCGGCGCTGCGCGACAACGTCGAGGAGTTGCGGGAGCTGACCATCGCCGAGGTCGGCGCGACGCGCATGATGACCCACGCGAATCAGCTCGAGACGCCGTTCGAGATCGTGAAGTACTTCGCCGGGCTGGCGCGGACCTATGAGCGCACGCAGGATCTCGGGATCATCGAAGATCGCGGCAAGAAGCATCGCCGCTGGGTCGAGCGGGAGGCTTCCGGAGTGGTCGCCGCCATCGCGGCCTACAACTATCCGCATCAGCTCGCGCTGGCCAAGCTGGCTCCCGCCCTGGCCGCCGGGTGCACCGTGATCCTCAAGGGCGCGCCGGACACTCCGCTGGCGACGCTGGCGCTGGGGGAGATCATCGCCCGGCACACCGACATCCCCGCCGGGGTGGTGAATGTGCTGTCGGGCTCGGATGTCGAGGTCGGCAAGACGATGACCACCCATCGTGACGTCGATGTCGTGAGCTTCACCGGGTCCACCGTGGTCGGCCGCCAGATCATGTCGGCGGCGGGCGATTCGCTCAAGCGGGTGTTCCTGGAACTGGGCGGCAAGTCCGCGGCGATCCTGCTCGACGACGGGGATGTGGGGACGGCCGCGATGTTCGGCGCGTTCAGCATCTGCAGCCATGCCGGTCAGGGCTGCGCGATCACCACCCGCATGCTGGTGCCGCGCGAGCGTCAGGAGGAGGTGGCGCAGATGGTGGCCGGGTTCATGTCCAAGGTCAGCTACGGCGATCCGAACGACATGTCGAACTACATGGGGCCGTTGATCTCCGAACGTCAGCGCGAGAAGGTGCACGGTCTGGTGACCCGTGCGGTCGATGCCGGAGCGAAGCTGGTGTGCGGGGGTGAGAAGGTCGATCCGGGCTACTTCTACACCCCGACCCTGCTCACCGACGTGGACCCCGATTCGGAGATCGCGCAGGAGGAGGTCTTCGGGCCGGTGCTGGCGATGATCCCGTTCGACGACGACGACGATGCGGTCGCGATCGCCAACAACTCCATCTACGGCCTGTCCGGCGGGGTGTTCTCCGCCGACGAGGACCGGGCGCTCGGGGTGGCGCGGCGCATCCGCACCGGAACGATGAGTATCAACGGCGGCAACTACTTCCACCCCGATGTTCCCTTCGGCGGTTACAAACAGTCGGGTATCGGACGCGAGATGGGTGTGGCGGGCATCGAGGAATTCCTCGAGCAGAAGGCCTTCGCGGCGGTGGTGAACGAATGA
- a CDS encoding OB-fold domain-containing protein: MPCVASIGTYLPCWGGPRGRVPGDDEDAVTLAVEAGRAALSGAPRATAYVERVVVVSRDLPLLESSNAAVLLAGLGLDPELEVIERLGGAPATLDALSSARPRTLIIGVDLDPAGAAAALVAERGLAVRTAARVARSLPVRTRNATGDVHDYGDPRLLHERGLVASLAVAWVDTPVIVAGVDHERAAQLCVGDPPRLPTTGAGSSLFALAALADWGQAGLLVGVEQASLSGVTVSAGPVKVYRREPAVRAEPDAVAVPGADIPISLAAYERAFEAKVRWEAGRHPGHEDLDFPPRYRLGDDGGLSTDYALIPLPRTGTVYTAVTVHVPVPGLRTPYSLVIVELDEVDVRALVKVTGTDPGTVHIGDRGRMVLRRVAVRSGVPDYGYAFEPEMEAA; encoded by the coding sequence ATGCCCTGTGTCGCGTCGATCGGAACCTATCTGCCATGCTGGGGCGGGCCGCGCGGGCGGGTGCCCGGTGACGACGAGGATGCGGTGACCCTGGCCGTGGAGGCCGGGCGAGCCGCCCTGTCGGGTGCGCCCCGCGCCACCGCCTACGTCGAGCGCGTGGTGGTCGTGAGCCGGGATCTGCCACTGCTCGAGAGCAGTAATGCCGCGGTGCTGCTGGCCGGGCTGGGGCTGGATCCGGAACTCGAGGTGATCGAGCGGCTCGGCGGCGCACCGGCCACCCTCGACGCGCTGAGCTCCGCGCGGCCGCGCACGCTGATCATCGGCGTGGACCTGGATCCGGCGGGCGCGGCCGCCGCCCTGGTCGCCGAGCGCGGGCTGGCGGTGCGGACGGCGGCCCGGGTGGCGCGCAGCCTTCCGGTGCGCACCCGCAACGCCACCGGCGACGTGCACGACTACGGCGATCCGCGGCTGCTGCACGAACGCGGCCTGGTCGCGTCGCTGGCGGTGGCGTGGGTGGACACGCCGGTGATCGTGGCGGGGGTAGACCACGAGCGGGCCGCGCAACTGTGCGTCGGTGATCCACCGCGATTGCCGACGACCGGAGCCGGATCGAGCCTGTTCGCCCTTGCGGCACTGGCCGATTGGGGACAGGCGGGCCTGCTCGTCGGGGTCGAGCAGGCCAGCCTGTCGGGTGTCACCGTGTCCGCCGGGCCGGTGAAGGTGTATCGGCGCGAGCCCGCGGTCCGCGCCGAACCCGACGCCGTGGCGGTACCCGGCGCCGACATCCCGATCTCGCTGGCGGCCTACGAACGTGCCTTCGAGGCCAAGGTGCGCTGGGAGGCCGGACGCCATCCCGGCCACGAGGATCTGGACTTCCCGCCGCGCTACCGTCTGGGCGACGACGGCGGTCTCAGCACCGACTACGCGCTGATTCCGTTGCCGCGCACCGGAACCGTGTACACCGCGGTCACCGTGCACGTGCCGGTGCCGGGCCTGCGCACCCCGTATTCCCTGGTGATCGTCGAACTCGACGAGGTCGACGTGCGGGCTCTGGTGAAGGTCACCGGCACCGACCCGGGCACCGTCCACATCGGCGACCGGGGCCGAATGGTGTTGCGCCGGGTGGCGGTTCGCTCGGGCGTGCCGGATTACGGATATGCGTTCGAGCCGGAGATGGAGGCGGCATGA
- a CDS encoding SDR family NAD(P)-dependent oxidoreductase — protein MRTAVVTGGGSGIGLAVANRLRADGLQVATLDIKPGDSEFDHTADVTDRAQIDAALAAIREQLGPVTVLVNSAGAESYRRFANLSFEQWERTIAVNLHGVFHCVQAVLPDMREAGWGRIVNISSSSTHSGQPFMSAYVSAKSAVNGLTKSLALELGPEGITVNAVPPGFIDTPMLRKTEQAQLLGGTIDDHIARTPVRRVGRPEDIAAACAFLASEEAGYITGQILGVNGGRNT, from the coding sequence GTGAGAACGGCCGTCGTCACCGGCGGCGGATCGGGCATCGGCCTGGCCGTGGCGAATCGGTTGCGCGCCGACGGATTACAGGTGGCGACCCTCGACATCAAACCCGGCGACTCGGAATTCGACCACACCGCCGACGTCACCGACCGCGCTCAGATCGACGCCGCCCTCGCCGCGATCCGCGAACAGCTGGGGCCGGTGACGGTCCTGGTGAATTCCGCCGGCGCCGAGAGCTATCGCCGGTTCGCCAATCTGAGTTTCGAGCAGTGGGAACGCACCATCGCGGTGAATCTGCACGGCGTGTTCCACTGTGTCCAGGCCGTACTGCCCGATATGCGGGAGGCGGGCTGGGGCCGGATCGTCAACATCTCCTCGTCGAGCACGCACTCCGGCCAGCCGTTCATGTCGGCCTATGTGTCGGCGAAGTCGGCGGTCAACGGGCTCACGAAATCGCTTGCGCTGGAACTGGGTCCGGAGGGAATCACCGTGAACGCGGTGCCGCCGGGCTTCATCGACACCCCCATGCTGCGCAAGACCGAACAGGCCCAGCTGCTGGGCGGCACCATCGACGACCACATCGCCCGCACCCCGGTCCGCCGGGTCGGCAGGCCCGAGGACATCGCCGCGGCCTGTGCCTTCCTCGCCTCCGAGGAGGCCGGTTACATCACCGGCCAGATCCTGGGCGTCAACGGCGGCCGCAACACCTAG
- a CDS encoding thiolase C-terminal domain-containing protein: MRKVALVGAGMTPFAEHFALGIKDLLPMAFADCATSVDKGFVKADLDAAWFGAMGTPDGFPSGILADVLGLPDLPVTRVENSCATGNDAVRNALYGIASGACDVALVIGADKVRETASKDMVWEWEAMARDMAWDYPLGLIAPAGFALHVARYLHESPAGREHLAMIAAKNHRHGVSNPKARLRFEITVEQALAAPVVVDPFGLYDCAPQSDGAAALILAAEDVVDRYTDRPVWIRGVGLGLDSVMHQHKRDMTTFPATVRAAKRAFAMAGLTPADVDVAEVHDFFTGVELISYEDLGFADRFEACKLLDTQATSVGGALPVNPSGGLKSKGHPPGATGVAQCVELFEQLRGTAVNQVDGARIGLAHNLGGPTAVSAVTLLEGPRD, from the coding sequence ATGAGGAAGGTGGCGTTGGTCGGCGCCGGAATGACTCCGTTCGCCGAGCATTTCGCGCTGGGTATCAAGGATCTGCTGCCGATGGCGTTCGCCGATTGTGCGACGTCGGTGGACAAGGGGTTCGTCAAGGCCGATCTGGACGCGGCCTGGTTCGGGGCGATGGGTACGCCCGACGGGTTTCCCTCCGGCATCCTCGCCGATGTGCTGGGTCTGCCGGACCTGCCCGTGACGCGGGTCGAGAACTCCTGTGCCACAGGCAATGACGCAGTCCGCAACGCCCTGTACGGTATCGCCTCCGGCGCCTGCGATGTGGCCTTGGTGATCGGTGCGGACAAGGTGCGCGAGACCGCGTCGAAGGACATGGTGTGGGAGTGGGAGGCGATGGCCCGCGATATGGCCTGGGACTATCCGCTCGGACTGATCGCACCGGCGGGTTTCGCCCTGCACGTCGCGCGGTATCTGCACGAATCACCGGCCGGGCGTGAGCATCTGGCGATGATCGCGGCGAAGAACCACCGGCACGGTGTGTCGAATCCCAAGGCGCGATTGCGTTTCGAGATCACCGTCGAACAGGCGCTGGCCGCCCCGGTGGTGGTCGACCCGTTCGGACTCTACGACTGCGCGCCGCAGAGCGACGGCGCCGCCGCGCTGATCCTGGCCGCCGAGGACGTGGTGGATCGCTACACCGATCGCCCGGTGTGGATTCGCGGGGTGGGCCTGGGCCTGGATTCGGTGATGCACCAGCACAAACGGGATATGACCACCTTTCCGGCCACGGTGCGTGCGGCCAAGCGCGCCTTCGCGATGGCCGGGCTGACTCCCGCCGACGTCGACGTGGCCGAGGTGCACGACTTCTTCACCGGCGTCGAACTGATCAGCTACGAGGATCTCGGTTTCGCCGACCGATTCGAGGCGTGCAAACTCCTCGACACCCAGGCCACGAGTGTGGGCGGTGCGCTGCCGGTGAATCCCAGCGGCGGCCTGAAATCCAAGGGGCATCCGCCGGGCGCGACCGGGGTGGCGCAGTGCGTGGAACTGTTCGAGCAGTTGCGCGGCACGGCCGTCAACCAGGTCGACGGGGCGCGAATCGGCTTGGCGCACAACCTGGGCGGGCCCACGGCGGTGTCGGCGGTCACTCTCCTCGAGGGGCCACGCGACTGA
- a CDS encoding cytochrome P450 has translation MQEHCPIAWSDTYDGHWVAAGNREVFEIARCPHVSNDHDVTGERNGYKGISIPTPARVAAVRGGFLEMDEPEHREARSAVNPYLSPAAVNRWIPFIDEVVRAALDEKIESGHIDFVDDLANIVPAVLTLAMLGIPIKKWTVYNEPVHAAVYTPPDSPDIERVTAMHREMGLDLLNNLIEIKENPRPGLINAVANATMNGEPMPDLEMLGILGLVIGGGFDTTTALTAHALEWLSQHPDQRQMLSDERETLLDSATEEFLRFYAPAPGDGRTIAEDCEVAGKQFAEGDRVWLSWAMANRDPEVFEDPNEIILDRHRNRHYSFGLGIHRCIGSNVARTVFKRMLLAVMDRMPDYRCDPETTVHYDTIAVIQGMRHLPATFTPGKRLGAGLEETLEKLQAICDEQQLAAPVTARKEQADIH, from the coding sequence ATGCAGGAGCATTGCCCGATCGCCTGGTCGGACACCTACGACGGGCACTGGGTGGCCGCCGGGAACCGTGAGGTCTTCGAGATCGCGCGCTGCCCGCACGTCTCCAACGATCACGATGTGACCGGGGAGCGCAACGGCTACAAGGGGATTTCGATTCCCACACCGGCACGCGTCGCGGCCGTCCGGGGCGGATTCCTGGAAATGGACGAGCCCGAGCACCGCGAGGCCCGATCCGCGGTCAATCCGTATCTGTCCCCGGCGGCGGTCAACCGCTGGATCCCGTTCATCGACGAGGTCGTGCGGGCCGCCCTCGACGAGAAGATCGAGTCCGGGCACATCGATTTCGTCGATGATCTGGCCAATATCGTTCCCGCCGTGCTGACCCTGGCCATGCTGGGAATCCCGATCAAGAAGTGGACCGTCTACAACGAGCCGGTGCACGCGGCGGTCTACACCCCGCCGGATTCACCGGATATCGAGCGGGTCACCGCGATGCACCGCGAAATGGGCCTGGATCTGCTCAACAATCTGATCGAGATCAAGGAGAATCCGCGGCCCGGCCTGATCAACGCGGTGGCCAACGCCACGATGAACGGCGAGCCGATGCCGGATCTCGAGATGCTCGGCATCCTCGGCCTGGTCATCGGCGGCGGTTTCGACACCACCACCGCGCTGACCGCCCACGCGCTGGAATGGTTGTCGCAACATCCGGATCAGCGGCAGATGCTCAGCGACGAGCGGGAAACGCTGCTGGATTCGGCCACCGAGGAGTTCCTGCGGTTCTACGCCCCGGCCCCCGGCGACGGGCGCACCATCGCCGAAGACTGCGAGGTCGCGGGCAAGCAGTTCGCCGAGGGCGACCGGGTGTGGTTGTCGTGGGCGATGGCCAACCGGGATCCGGAGGTGTTCGAGGACCCCAACGAGATCATCCTCGACCGGCATCGCAACCGGCACTACAGTTTCGGGCTCGGCATCCACCGCTGCATCGGCTCGAATGTGGCCCGCACGGTGTTCAAGCGGATGCTGCTGGCGGTCATGGACCGGATGCCGGACTACCGGTGCGATCCGGAGACGACGGTGCACTACGACACCATCGCCGTCATCCAGGGCATGCGGCATCTACCGGCCACCTTCACCCCGGGCAAGCGCCTGGGCGCGGGGCTCGAGGAGACACTCGAGAAGCTGCAGGCGATCTGTGACGAGCAGCAACTCGCCGCGCCGGTGACCGCGCGCAAGGAACAGGCCGACATCCACTGA
- a CDS encoding ferredoxin — MKVQVDPDRCQGHTLCSMVAPKSFELSEIDGHSSAVSEDVPPDQEEQVREAAQSCPERAITIT; from the coding sequence GTGAAGGTTCAAGTAGATCCCGACCGCTGCCAGGGCCACACCCTGTGTTCCATGGTCGCTCCGAAATCGTTCGAACTCAGTGAAATCGACGGCCACTCCTCGGCGGTCAGCGAGGACGTTCCCCCCGATCAGGAGGAACAGGTTCGCGAGGCCGCCCAGTCGTGCCCGGAACGAGCGATCACCATCACCTGA
- a CDS encoding mycofactocin-coupled SDR family oxidoreductase — MGRVEGKVALVTGAARGQGRSHAVKLASEGADIIAVDICRDIETIGYAMAKPEDLEETARLVEKTGRRIVTVQADVRDIAALRDAVKRGIDELGRLDVVVAQAGIAGMKGEPKWQAWTDVIDTNLIGVINTVHAALPHLDAGASIIATGSTAALMDASKVDQPGKDPGGVAYMVAKRGLSMYIHELATHLAASSIRANVVHPTNCNTNMLQSEPMYRSFRPDLEHPTLDDAKPGFHVQQAMPIPWIEPEDTSNMVLFLASDESRYVTGMQMRVDAGGYLKWYDYHV; from the coding sequence GTGGGACGCGTGGAAGGCAAAGTCGCCCTCGTCACCGGTGCCGCACGAGGGCAGGGCCGCAGTCATGCGGTGAAACTGGCGTCCGAGGGCGCCGACATCATCGCCGTCGACATCTGCCGCGACATCGAGACCATCGGTTACGCGATGGCCAAGCCGGAAGATCTCGAGGAAACCGCCCGGCTGGTGGAGAAGACCGGCCGTCGCATCGTCACGGTGCAGGCCGACGTCCGCGACATCGCCGCGTTGCGGGACGCGGTGAAGCGCGGCATCGACGAGCTGGGACGGCTCGATGTCGTTGTCGCCCAGGCCGGTATCGCCGGGATGAAGGGCGAGCCGAAATGGCAGGCGTGGACCGATGTCATCGACACCAACCTGATCGGCGTGATCAACACCGTGCACGCCGCACTGCCGCATCTGGACGCCGGCGCCTCGATCATCGCCACCGGATCCACCGCGGCGCTGATGGACGCCTCCAAGGTCGACCAGCCGGGTAAGGACCCCGGCGGTGTCGCCTACATGGTCGCCAAGCGCGGATTGTCCATGTACATCCACGAATTGGCGACCCATCTCGCGGCGAGCAGCATCCGCGCGAACGTGGTCCATCCCACCAACTGCAATACGAACATGTTGCAGAGCGAGCCGATGTATCGCTCCTTCCGGCCCGATCTCGAACACCCCACCCTCGACGACGCCAAGCCCGGATTCCATGTCCAGCAGGCGATGCCGATCCCGTGGATCGAGCCCGAGGACACCAGCAACATGGTGTTGTTCCTGGCCTCCGACGAATCCCGGTACGTCACCGGCATGCAGATGCGCGTGGACGCCGGTGGCTACCTCAAGTGGTACGACTATCACGTCTAA
- a CDS encoding alpha/beta hydrolase, protein MDLSLVAPELRGPLRLLPPLPIGRRWALRLLRLGAAHRPGRRVSGVDIDDSAAGRVPLRVYRPARATTGAALVWIHGGGFVLGSPAQDDTFCAVTARELGLTVVSVDYRLAPEHSFPIPLDDCWVAWMWLQRNAARFGVDPARVVLGGQSAGGGLAACLSQRLVAQGGPRPVALWLSAPMLDDRTAVRDDLHAMKHFGWSNRENRYGWRGYLGAEPGNSRVPEFAVAARGEVTGQPPTWIGVGEIDLFHAEDLAYADRLRAAGVPVEVDIVPGAPHGFDSWAPGAGITRDFHARARRWLATVTQPMS, encoded by the coding sequence ATGGATCTGTCCTTGGTGGCGCCGGAACTGCGTGGCCCGCTGCGTCTGCTGCCGCCCCTGCCGATCGGTCGGCGGTGGGCGCTGCGGTTGTTGCGGCTGGGGGCCGCACATCGTCCCGGACGCCGGGTGTCCGGGGTCGACATCGACGACTCGGCCGCGGGCCGGGTTCCCTTGCGCGTTTATCGTCCCGCCCGAGCGACCACGGGCGCGGCACTGGTGTGGATCCACGGTGGCGGGTTCGTGCTCGGCAGCCCGGCCCAGGACGACACCTTCTGCGCCGTCACGGCCCGTGAACTGGGGCTGACGGTGGTGTCCGTGGATTACCGTCTCGCACCGGAACATTCGTTCCCGATTCCGTTGGACGACTGCTGGGTCGCGTGGATGTGGTTGCAGCGCAATGCCGCCCGGTTCGGGGTCGATCCCGCGCGGGTGGTGCTCGGCGGGCAGAGCGCGGGCGGTGGTCTCGCGGCGTGCCTGAGTCAGCGGCTGGTGGCCCAGGGCGGTCCGCGCCCAGTGGCTCTGTGGCTGAGCGCGCCGATGCTCGACGACCGCACCGCCGTCCGCGACGATCTGCACGCGATGAAGCACTTCGGCTGGAGCAATCGCGAGAACCGATACGGCTGGCGCGGCTATCTCGGTGCGGAGCCGGGGAATTCGCGCGTTCCGGAGTTCGCGGTGGCGGCGCGCGGCGAGGTGACCGGACAGCCACCGACCTGGATCGGGGTGGGGGAGATCGACCTGTTCCACGCGGAGGATCTGGCCTACGCCGACCGCCTGCGCGCGGCCGGTGTGCCGGTAGAGGTCGATATCGTGCCCGGTGCACCGCACGGCTTCGACAGCTGGGCGCCGGGGGCGGGGATCACCCGTGATTTCCACGCGCGTGCTCGCCGGTGGCTGGCGACGGTGACGCAGCCGATGTCCTGA